Proteins from a single region of Runella sp. SP2:
- a CDS encoding diheme cytochrome c-553 produces MKSYPIYAFALLVFFIAACQPSQESKDTAKAELELSDSALIKRGEYLVGIMGCQDCHSPKQLGPKGPEEVPGRHLSGYPADRPIAKVTPDALKSGWMLLGGDGTSAVGPWGMSFAANLTSDTTGIGSWSFEQFKIALTQGKSKGIATARPLLPPMPWPNYVNMAEEDLQAVFAYLKSTPPVNNIVPMPIAPDKLQ; encoded by the coding sequence ATGAAAAGCTATCCTATTTACGCATTTGCCCTACTCGTTTTCTTTATTGCAGCTTGTCAACCTTCGCAAGAGTCGAAGGACACAGCCAAGGCTGAACTGGAACTATCGGACTCGGCGCTTATCAAGCGTGGTGAATACTTGGTCGGCATCATGGGCTGCCAAGACTGCCATTCGCCCAAGCAGCTGGGTCCGAAAGGGCCAGAAGAAGTACCAGGTCGCCACTTGTCAGGCTACCCCGCTGACCGTCCCATTGCGAAAGTCACCCCCGACGCGTTGAAAAGTGGCTGGATGCTACTTGGCGGCGACGGTACGTCGGCCGTTGGCCCTTGGGGAATGAGCTTTGCGGCCAATTTGACCTCCGATACCACAGGAATTGGTTCTTGGTCGTTTGAGCAGTTCAAGATTGCCCTCACGCAGGGTAAATCAAAAGGGATTGCGACCGCACGCCCTTTGTTGCCTCCGATGCCTTGGCCCAACTACGTAAACATGGCTGAAGAAGACCTGCAAGCGGTATTTGCCTACTTGAAGAGCACGCCACCTGTCAACAACATCGTGCCGATGCCTATTGCGCCTGATAAGTTGCAGTAA
- a CDS encoding ScyD/ScyE family protein, with protein sequence MKTSRTFWLSLSTVVLVGWLVACNEKEEVVPEPEQLTAANFVDQLRAPIGLTLDTKGQLWVTEAGTGKNDASIVMITPQGTKTTAMTGFPSVIANGAIEGMSHPLFHDGKLYVLHGVSGMLYTIDVASFKAGDAPLNIATAQKEDLGTYIRTLNLTNPINSNVYDLVVGPDGNLYIADAGANAIFKRDKATGKLSLFAKIPDAAPKVESVPTGIVFDGTRFLVTTLSGFPFAPGNAKMYQITTDGTVSEYKTGFTTLSHLTLSKNNKPLAIQMAEFGATGFQPLSGKVVNEEGKVLLPSIMMPTDIERSGNREFYLLSYALGTIQKLTY encoded by the coding sequence ATGAAAACTTCCCGCACATTTTGGTTATCACTTTCGACTGTCGTATTGGTTGGTTGGCTTGTGGCTTGTAATGAAAAAGAAGAAGTCGTGCCTGAGCCAGAGCAATTGACAGCGGCCAATTTTGTAGATCAATTACGCGCTCCCATTGGGCTCACGCTCGACACCAAAGGACAGCTTTGGGTCACCGAAGCTGGTACGGGTAAAAACGACGCAAGCATCGTCATGATTACCCCCCAAGGAACAAAAACGACGGCTATGACGGGCTTCCCTTCGGTCATTGCCAACGGGGCCATTGAAGGCATGAGCCACCCTCTTTTCCACGACGGGAAATTGTACGTGCTTCACGGTGTTAGTGGAATGCTTTATACTATTGATGTTGCTTCATTTAAGGCTGGGGATGCTCCTCTCAATATAGCCACTGCCCAAAAGGAGGATTTAGGAACTTACATCCGTACCCTCAATCTTACCAACCCTATCAATTCTAACGTGTATGATTTGGTCGTTGGCCCCGATGGCAATCTATACATCGCCGACGCAGGTGCCAATGCCATTTTTAAACGCGACAAGGCCACTGGTAAATTGAGCTTGTTTGCCAAAATCCCTGATGCGGCTCCGAAAGTAGAGTCTGTACCTACTGGTATCGTGTTTGACGGTACGCGTTTCTTAGTGACAACGCTCAGCGGGTTTCCGTTTGCCCCGGGTAATGCTAAAATGTACCAAATAACGACCGACGGTACCGTAAGTGAGTACAAAACAGGTTTTACGACTTTGTCGCATTTGACCCTTTCTAAAAACAACAAGCCATTGGCGATTCAGATGGCGGAGTTTGGCGCAACGGGCTTTCAGCCGCTTTCGGGTAAAGTGGTCAACGAAGAAGGCAAAGTATTACTTCCAAGCATCATGATGCCAACCGACATCGAACGCAGCGGAAACCGCGAATTTTACCTTTTGAGCTATGCCCTTGGAACCATTCAAAAACTAACATACTAA
- a CDS encoding nucleotidyltransferase family protein, producing the protein MQSLTTIIQYLESSLFFQTYNLEKIGIFGSVAREEDANDLDLLIDGDPSDFKKWVQFKEKIEADLAIKVDIMFEKYADPIILYRAKKDLIYATRH; encoded by the coding sequence ATGCAATCTCTGACAACCATCATTCAGTATTTAGAAAGCTCACTGTTTTTCCAAACCTATAATTTGGAGAAAATTGGCATTTTTGGCTCAGTAGCACGTGAAGAGGATGCAAATGACTTAGACTTATTGATTGATGGTGACCCAAGTGACTTCAAAAAATGGGTTCAATTCAAGGAAAAAATTGAAGCTGATTTAGCTATTAAAGTAGATATTATGTTTGAAAAATACGCCGACCCGATTATTCTTTATCGTGCAAAAAAAGACTTAATCTATGCAACAAGACATTAA
- a CDS encoding DUF86 domain-containing protein has protein sequence MQQDIKNDLVYLLRMLESIGKIQLYIANFDKAIEFFRANDQQNFNASLMLLINIGEQSNRVSNILKIKHSDLAWLQIKSFRNRVAHDYIGIDRFIAFDILQNELPTLKRQLEQIIRVEMLDGNFDREEYKLAQNSEYYTHIDYKNIE, from the coding sequence ATGCAACAAGACATTAAAAATGATTTGGTTTATTTGCTCAGAATGCTTGAATCAATTGGAAAAATACAGCTGTACATTGCTAATTTCGATAAAGCTATTGAGTTTTTTCGAGCTAATGACCAACAAAATTTCAATGCTTCTCTTATGTTACTTATTAATATTGGAGAGCAGTCCAATCGAGTAAGTAACATTCTTAAAATAAAACATTCTGATTTAGCATGGCTTCAGATAAAGAGTTTTCGTAATCGTGTAGCTCACGACTATATTGGTATTGACCGATTTATTGCATTTGACATTCTTCAAAACGAGTTGCCTACATTGAAACGCCAATTAGAACAAATTATACGTGTGGAAATGTTAGATGGTAATTTTGATAGAGAAGAATACAAACTCGCTCAAAATAGTGAATACTATACTCATATTGACTATAAAAATATTGAATAA
- the dnaE gene encoding DNA polymerase III subunit alpha: MQFSHLHCHTQYSLLDGAADIKKLFKKAKADDMPAIAITDHGNMFGVFEFVAEGHKQGIKPIVGCEFYLVEDRHKKQFTKEQKDVRRHQLLLAKNAEGYRNLAKLCSLGFIEGMYGKYPRIDKELLVKYHKGLIATTCCIGASVPQAIIKKGEEAGRQEFKWWLDLFGDDYYVEIQRHGIRDQIIANEALLKYAKEFNVKVICSNDSHYVEQDDANAHDILLCVNTGDKQSTPTNKDFDDENPMPKGTRFAFFNDEFYFKTKDEMLKTFSDLPESLDNTQEIVDKVELLKLNRDILLPNFPIPDEFKKHSISQMIEFNGKMKELTADVLNQWEYLKHWTFEGARKKYKEITPEIEERLNFELNTIKNMGFPGYFLIVADFIQAGRDMGVLIGPGRGSAAGSAVAYAIGITNIDPIKYDLLFERFLNPDRISMPDIDTDFDDEGRQRVIDYVVQKYGKNQVAQIITYGTMAAKSSIKDVARVMDLPLQEANAVVKLVPDKPTYGMNLDKVFKVPLEKMAEVITPDEVENLKKLREMLKGNDLTAKVLKEAQKLEGTVRNVGIHAAGIIIAPSDLTDLIPVSTSKESDLLITQYEGKIIEDAGVIKMDFLGLRNLTIIKEALRMIEANHGVKIEIDYIPLDDVKVFELFQRGDTNAVFQFESDGMKKYMRELKPDRFEDLIAMNALYRPGPIAYIPNFINRKHGREKVEYDLPEMEEYLADTYGICTYQEQIMLLSQKMAGFTKGDADVLRKAMGKKQIEVLNKMKSKFIDGGKNKGLDEKKLDKVWTDWEAFASYAFNKSHSTCYAFVAYQTAYLKAHYPAEYMAAVLTSSLGNIEKITFFLEECKALGIPVLGPDVNESERRFGVNKRGEIRFGLGGIKGTGDAAVESIIEERTKNGPYKDLFDFITRVNLRTVNKKTIESLAYAGAFDLFEEYHRAQYFTAAEGEQQNLIEKLIKYANAVQADKSNAQASLFGGFGGGGADIAKPKAPNVERWSDIERLRFEKDVVGFYISGHPLDMYRLELTNFCTCTLDKVMLTSEVTETSDTEEGDTPAVANVEIGGRPLLFGKDITVAGIVSSSQVRTTKTGNPFCIFKLEDYAGSMEMALFGEDFVKFSAYVQMGHFLFVKGKIQNRWKQEDQYEFKITSMQLLNEVREKLTKEIKLQLDLDLLDSGLVTKLNEAVQAYPGHCALTVSVVDHQSRTEVKLQSRTHRVAPTNEFFKLIESMGGVNFSVN, encoded by the coding sequence ATGCAATTCTCCCACCTCCACTGCCACACCCAATATTCCCTACTCGACGGGGCGGCAGATATTAAGAAACTGTTTAAAAAGGCCAAAGCTGACGATATGCCCGCCATTGCCATTACTGACCACGGCAACATGTTTGGCGTATTTGAGTTTGTGGCCGAAGGACATAAACAAGGCATCAAACCCATCGTGGGCTGTGAGTTTTATTTGGTAGAAGACCGCCACAAAAAACAGTTTACCAAAGAACAAAAAGACGTTCGCCGCCACCAATTGCTGCTGGCCAAAAACGCCGAAGGCTATCGCAACTTGGCCAAACTCTGCTCGCTGGGCTTCATCGAAGGGATGTACGGCAAATACCCACGTATCGACAAAGAACTTCTAGTAAAATACCACAAAGGACTCATCGCCACGACTTGTTGCATTGGGGCAAGTGTACCACAGGCTATCATCAAAAAAGGTGAAGAGGCTGGACGCCAAGAGTTTAAGTGGTGGCTCGATTTGTTTGGGGATGACTATTACGTCGAAATCCAACGCCACGGTATTCGTGATCAAATCATTGCCAACGAAGCCTTGCTCAAATACGCCAAAGAGTTCAACGTCAAGGTGATATGTTCCAATGATAGCCACTATGTAGAACAAGACGACGCCAACGCTCACGATATTTTGTTGTGTGTCAATACGGGTGATAAACAATCAACACCTACCAACAAGGACTTTGATGACGAAAATCCGATGCCCAAAGGCACGCGCTTTGCGTTTTTCAACGATGAGTTTTATTTCAAAACCAAAGACGAAATGCTCAAAACGTTCAGTGATTTACCCGAATCGCTGGACAATACGCAAGAAATCGTTGACAAAGTAGAATTGTTAAAGCTCAATCGGGATATTTTATTGCCTAACTTCCCCATTCCCGACGAGTTTAAAAAGCACAGTATTTCGCAAATGATTGAGTTCAACGGTAAAATGAAAGAACTCACCGCCGACGTGCTCAATCAGTGGGAATACCTCAAACACTGGACTTTTGAAGGCGCCCGTAAGAAATACAAAGAAATTACGCCCGAAATTGAGGAACGACTCAACTTTGAGCTGAATACCATCAAAAACATGGGTTTTCCTGGCTACTTCCTTATCGTAGCCGACTTTATCCAAGCGGGGCGCGACATGGGCGTACTCATTGGGCCAGGGCGGGGGTCGGCGGCAGGGAGTGCCGTCGCCTATGCCATCGGAATCACCAACATCGACCCCATCAAGTACGACCTACTTTTTGAGCGTTTTTTGAATCCTGACCGTATCTCCATGCCCGATATTGATACGGACTTCGACGACGAAGGCCGTCAACGGGTGATAGATTATGTAGTGCAGAAATACGGTAAAAATCAGGTAGCCCAAATCATCACCTATGGTACAATGGCCGCTAAATCGTCGATTAAAGACGTGGCGCGGGTAATGGACTTACCGCTGCAAGAGGCCAATGCCGTGGTAAAACTCGTGCCCGATAAGCCTACTTATGGCATGAACCTCGACAAGGTTTTCAAAGTGCCTCTCGAAAAAATGGCGGAGGTTATCACGCCCGACGAGGTAGAAAACCTAAAAAAACTGCGTGAAATGCTGAAAGGCAACGACCTGACGGCCAAAGTCCTTAAAGAGGCTCAAAAGCTCGAAGGAACCGTCCGCAACGTAGGTATTCACGCCGCGGGGATTATCATTGCACCTTCTGATTTAACCGACTTGATTCCTGTCAGTACCTCCAAAGAATCAGACTTACTAATTACTCAGTACGAAGGAAAAATCATTGAAGATGCGGGGGTTATCAAGATGGACTTCTTGGGGCTTCGCAACTTGACCATCATCAAGGAAGCCCTTCGAATGATTGAGGCGAACCACGGAGTTAAAATTGAGATTGATTATATTCCACTGGACGATGTCAAAGTTTTTGAATTGTTCCAACGAGGGGATACCAACGCCGTTTTTCAGTTTGAATCCGACGGGATGAAAAAGTACATGCGCGAACTCAAACCTGACCGTTTTGAAGACCTTATCGCCATGAACGCCCTGTATCGTCCAGGCCCAATTGCGTACATTCCTAACTTCATCAACCGTAAACACGGCCGTGAAAAAGTAGAATACGACCTCCCCGAAATGGAGGAGTATTTGGCTGATACATACGGAATTTGTACTTATCAAGAGCAAATTATGTTGCTTTCGCAGAAAATGGCTGGCTTTACCAAAGGGGATGCCGACGTACTGCGGAAGGCTATGGGGAAAAAGCAGATTGAAGTTCTCAACAAGATGAAAAGCAAGTTCATCGACGGCGGAAAAAATAAGGGCCTTGATGAGAAAAAACTCGATAAAGTCTGGACCGACTGGGAAGCTTTTGCCTCGTATGCCTTTAACAAATCGCACTCTACTTGCTATGCCTTTGTAGCTTACCAAACGGCGTATCTCAAAGCCCATTACCCTGCCGAGTACATGGCGGCGGTCTTGACAAGTTCACTGGGAAACATCGAAAAAATCACGTTCTTCCTCGAAGAATGTAAAGCCCTCGGGATTCCTGTACTGGGGCCTGATGTCAACGAATCGGAACGTCGTTTTGGGGTAAACAAACGCGGCGAAATTCGTTTTGGATTAGGCGGAATCAAAGGAACAGGCGACGCCGCCGTAGAAAGTATCATCGAAGAACGAACCAAAAACGGGCCTTACAAAGACCTTTTTGATTTTATCACTCGGGTAAACTTGCGTACAGTCAACAAGAAAACCATCGAATCGTTGGCCTATGCGGGAGCGTTTGACTTGTTTGAAGAATACCACCGCGCGCAGTACTTCACGGCCGCCGAGGGCGAACAGCAAAACTTAATCGAAAAACTAATCAAATACGCCAACGCCGTTCAAGCCGATAAATCCAACGCACAAGCATCGCTGTTTGGTGGTTTTGGCGGAGGTGGCGCCGATATTGCCAAACCTAAAGCACCTAACGTCGAACGATGGAGCGATATTGAGCGGTTGCGTTTTGAAAAAGACGTGGTTGGCTTCTACATTTCGGGTCACCCGCTTGATATGTATCGTCTAGAATTGACCAACTTCTGTACCTGTACCCTCGACAAGGTGATGCTCACTTCCGAAGTTACCGAAACCAGTGATACCGAAGAAGGCGATACGCCTGCCGTTGCCAACGTAGAAATCGGCGGCCGTCCGCTCTTGTTTGGAAAAGATATTACCGTAGCAGGTATTGTGAGTAGCAGCCAAGTTAGAACTACCAAAACAGGAAACCCGTTTTGTATTTTTAAGCTCGAAGATTATGCAGGTTCGATGGAAATGGCGCTTTTTGGCGAAGATTTTGTGAAGTTTTCGGCTTACGTCCAAATGGGACACTTTTTGTTTGTCAAAGGCAAAATTCAAAACCGCTGGAAACAAGAAGATCAATACGAGTTTAAAATCACGTCGATGCAGCTTTTGAATGAAGTTCGTGAAAAACTCACCAAGGAAATCAAGTTGCAGTTGGATTTAGATTTACTGGATAGCGGTCTTGTAACCAAGCTCAACGAAGCCGTACAAGCCTATCCGGGTCACTGTGCGCTCACGGTATCGGTTGTGGATCATCAAAGTCGGACGGAGGTGAAACTTCAATCACGAACGCACCGAGTCGCGCCTACCAACGAATTTTTTAAACTGATAGAATCAATGGGAGGGGTGAATTTTTCGGTCAATTAA
- a CDS encoding putative toxin-antitoxin system toxin component, PIN family, with product MIRVIIDPNLIASVLIGGITRERFVELTYHLDTIEFLYCDQLIKEIRSFPRKNYFKTKGVDAASVKTFLGYFQGFAVKVIVTSQVKIGRDRNDHYLLSLARDGRATYLITGDPDLLQLQNYATTEIVSMKKFIDILEEIW from the coding sequence ATGATACGTGTCATCATTGATCCCAATCTAATTGCAAGTGTGTTGATTGGGGGTATCACAAGAGAACGATTTGTAGAATTGACCTATCACTTAGATACAATAGAGTTTTTGTACTGTGACCAATTAATTAAAGAGATACGAAGTTTTCCGCGAAAAAACTACTTCAAGACAAAGGGCGTTGACGCCGCTAGTGTTAAAACGTTTTTGGGATATTTTCAAGGGTTTGCTGTTAAAGTAATCGTGACCTCTCAGGTAAAAATAGGGCGTGACAGAAACGACCATTATTTACTAAGCCTAGCAAGAGATGGTAGAGCAACGTATCTAATCACTGGTGATCCAGACTTGCTGCAACTTCAAAATTATGCTACAACTGAAATTGTAAGCATGAAAAAATTCATAGATATATTGGAGGAAATTTGGTGA
- a CDS encoding M23 family metallopeptidase, translating to MQKFNALIILILGLLAARSDAPREQMITLGMAFQDLNTQIREQTLTPDSAQLRFQAILRELRQVTQPYRQQNCTDSVRFVFPLRDYDANNIGGHGSGFRPKGFNLFDHSVQGSHPAHDIFVYDRNQDSVDDQTDKPVDVLAMRPGIVVATETNWSHESLYRGGNFVWIYDPCLDGLFYYAHHSKVMVEAGDEIALGQKIAEVGRTGLNAAKARSGTHLHMMYLQLTPEALPHPVNTYDWLASAEIIR from the coding sequence ATGCAGAAGTTTAACGCTCTTATCATTCTGATTTTAGGCTTACTAGCCGCTCGTTCGGATGCCCCGCGCGAACAAATGATAACGTTGGGAATGGCTTTTCAAGATTTGAATACGCAGATTCGTGAACAAACCCTGACGCCTGATTCGGCGCAATTGCGCTTTCAGGCCATTTTGCGCGAATTGCGCCAAGTAACTCAGCCGTATCGCCAGCAAAACTGCACGGATTCGGTTCGATTTGTGTTTCCTTTGCGCGACTACGATGCCAACAACATCGGAGGGCATGGGTCGGGTTTTCGCCCGAAAGGCTTTAATTTATTCGATCATTCCGTACAAGGAAGCCATCCTGCGCACGATATTTTTGTCTATGACCGCAACCAAGATAGCGTTGATGATCAGACAGATAAACCCGTGGATGTGTTGGCGATGCGCCCTGGTATTGTAGTAGCAACCGAAACGAATTGGTCGCACGAAAGCTTGTACCGAGGCGGCAATTTTGTGTGGATTTATGACCCTTGCCTCGACGGGTTATTTTATTACGCCCACCACAGCAAAGTAATGGTAGAAGCAGGCGATGAAATCGCTTTAGGGCAGAAAATAGCGGAAGTCGGACGTACAGGGCTTAATGCTGCAAAAGCCCGCTCAGGCACGCATTTACACATGATGTATCTTCAACTAACGCCCGAAGCGCTTCCTCATCCTGTAAATACCTACGATTGGTTAGCGAGTGCTGAAATAATACGATAA
- a CDS encoding SMP-30/gluconolactonase/LRE family protein, which produces MRHFYLSTILTALSGLGALAQTSDFTREHEFTNNCEGPSVDGEGNVYAVNYAMDGTIAQIPKRNKTSIFLTLPKGSTGNGIRFGNANTFYVADFTGHNVLKVNLATKQVTVHCHEPSMNQPNDLAITSKGHIFCSDPNWKAGTGQVWHVSPEGKAKIVAPSMGTTNGIDVSPDERTLYVNESVQRNVWAFDIGADGSLSNKRLLIQFADGGMDGMRCDANGNLYITRHGKGEVAVIAPDGKIVKTIKTKGKSVSNICFGGKKGRTCYITLQDRGCMETFTADAPGREWTMMQAFLGKK; this is translated from the coding sequence ATGCGCCATTTTTACCTCTCAACTATTCTTACTGCGTTATCTGGACTCGGAGCCCTTGCCCAAACTTCCGACTTTACCCGTGAACATGAGTTTACCAACAACTGCGAAGGCCCATCGGTAGATGGCGAAGGCAATGTTTATGCCGTCAACTATGCCATGGATGGTACCATTGCCCAAATCCCCAAACGCAACAAAACGTCGATTTTTTTGACCTTACCCAAAGGAAGTACAGGCAATGGGATACGTTTTGGCAATGCCAATACTTTTTATGTTGCCGACTTTACAGGCCATAATGTATTGAAAGTCAACCTAGCAACGAAGCAAGTGACTGTTCACTGCCACGAACCAAGCATGAATCAACCCAATGATTTGGCGATTACGAGCAAAGGACACATTTTTTGTTCGGACCCCAACTGGAAAGCTGGTACGGGGCAAGTCTGGCACGTGTCGCCCGAAGGAAAAGCCAAAATTGTCGCTCCCTCGATGGGAACAACCAACGGCATTGATGTGAGTCCTGACGAGCGGACACTATACGTCAATGAAAGCGTGCAGCGTAACGTCTGGGCTTTCGACATTGGCGCGGATGGAAGCTTGTCAAACAAACGATTGTTGATACAATTTGCCGACGGAGGAATGGACGGAATGCGCTGTGACGCCAACGGGAACCTGTATATCACACGCCATGGCAAGGGAGAAGTGGCCGTCATAGCGCCCGATGGAAAGATTGTCAAAACCATCAAAACCAAAGGCAAAAGTGTGTCTAATATTTGTTTTGGAGGCAAAAAAGGGCGAACTTGCTACATCACTTTACAAGACAGGGGCTGTATGGAAACTTTTACCGCCGACGCTCCTGGTAGAGAGTGGACAATGATGCAAGCTTTTTTAGGAAAGAAATAA
- a CDS encoding TlpA disulfide reductase family protein, translating into MKQLLTASALLASITLFAQSTPKDFTISGSAKTLQANDKVYLEIPGTQPLVVLDSVTVGSDKRFTFKRKELDEGTVYQVNIAKKQRFIVLIEGGENIEVTADGTENGAAQIKGSANNDYYQKLLGLYKVMSEKSAKWQDEYAKAEQKKDSKKIAEIQQAFEAESKDFTAKVKAMIPEMGTSLAALFATNFLNPEVEMSTIFDLAQKFEKERPNMKQGQIFVGNAKRMRGIQIGDSAPEITLNTTGDKPLSLSSLRGKVVLIDFWASWCGPCRQENPNVVKAYNRFKDKGFEIFSVSLDKDKTAWVKAIEKDGLLWPSHVSDLKYWQSAAAQTYGVNGIPATFLLDKDGKIIGKNLRGEALEKKLEEVLKVNN; encoded by the coding sequence ATGAAACAACTACTGACTGCCTCGGCATTATTGGCAAGCATAACGCTCTTTGCACAAAGCACACCCAAAGATTTTACCATATCGGGGTCGGCTAAGACCTTGCAAGCCAACGATAAAGTATATCTCGAAATTCCTGGCACTCAGCCTTTGGTGGTGCTAGATTCAGTAACCGTAGGAAGCGATAAACGTTTTACATTTAAGCGGAAAGAACTTGACGAAGGCACTGTGTATCAGGTCAACATCGCTAAGAAACAGCGTTTCATTGTGTTGATTGAAGGCGGTGAAAACATCGAAGTTACTGCGGATGGAACGGAAAATGGCGCTGCGCAAATCAAAGGCTCGGCCAACAACGATTACTACCAGAAGTTGTTGGGACTCTATAAGGTAATGTCAGAAAAATCGGCCAAATGGCAAGATGAATACGCCAAAGCTGAACAAAAGAAAGACAGCAAGAAAATAGCCGAAATTCAGCAGGCATTTGAAGCAGAAAGCAAGGACTTTACGGCCAAAGTGAAGGCCATGATTCCAGAGATGGGAACGTCGTTGGCTGCGTTGTTTGCGACCAATTTTCTCAACCCAGAAGTAGAAATGAGTACTATTTTCGACCTGGCTCAGAAGTTTGAGAAAGAACGCCCTAACATGAAGCAAGGACAGATTTTTGTCGGTAATGCCAAACGTATGCGCGGAATTCAGATTGGTGACAGTGCCCCTGAAATTACCCTAAACACAACAGGCGACAAGCCTCTAAGCCTCTCATCGCTTCGCGGAAAAGTAGTTTTGATTGACTTTTGGGCGTCGTGGTGTGGGCCTTGTCGCCAAGAAAACCCTAATGTGGTGAAAGCCTACAATCGTTTCAAAGACAAAGGCTTCGAGATTTTTAGCGTATCGCTTGATAAAGACAAAACCGCGTGGGTCAAAGCTATTGAAAAAGACGGTTTGTTATGGCCAAGTCACGTATCTGATTTAAAATATTGGCAATCGGCTGCGGCCCAAACGTATGGTGTAAACGGTATTCCTGCAACATTCTTGTTGGACAAAGACGGAAAAATTATCGGTAAAAATCTTCGTGGTGAAGCGCTTGAGAAAAAATTGGAAGAAGTGTTGAAAGTAAATAATTAG
- a CDS encoding LiaI-LiaF-like domain-containing protein: protein MKQSSNTLVWGSILLAFGLVLLAKTLGWFHIDWGFTLRFWPVLLILAGGVLLLKQSWSGVVTAILIALAIPSAIINGANKKFHDWDDRGFEFNIDDFDDDDDDHHNHRNDYEERSDTYSKDGKTHFSEPFTENIADATLKFGAGAGEFTIEGTTSQLVEADAETEFGNYVMTAKRNESTKTSVVDFEMESKDSTGRKKIRIRDFDNMDNRVEMRLSDKPTWTFDLGLGAGKGNFDLSAYRVKKVKLGAGAAEVDLRLGENVENDAQIDIEAGVASIEINIPESVGCEFKIDGALNSKDLDNFEKISSGLYRTSNYNSAKKKIKISYEGGISSLEVNRY, encoded by the coding sequence ATGAAACAATCCTCTAATACCCTCGTTTGGGGTTCTATACTTCTGGCCTTTGGGTTGGTACTTTTGGCCAAAACCCTCGGTTGGTTCCACATTGACTGGGGTTTCACGCTTCGTTTTTGGCCTGTTTTATTGATATTGGCAGGGGGCGTTTTGTTACTCAAACAATCTTGGTCTGGGGTAGTAACGGCCATTTTGATTGCCTTAGCGATTCCATCGGCCATCATTAATGGTGCCAATAAAAAGTTTCACGACTGGGATGACCGTGGTTTTGAGTTCAACATCGACGATTTTGACGACGATGATGACGACCACCATAACCACCGCAACGACTACGAAGAACGCTCTGATACGTATTCAAAAGACGGGAAAACCCACTTTTCTGAGCCATTTACCGAAAATATTGCCGATGCAACTTTGAAATTTGGCGCTGGGGCGGGAGAGTTTACCATTGAAGGCACTACTTCACAACTGGTAGAAGCGGATGCTGAAACGGAGTTTGGTAACTATGTCATGACGGCAAAACGAAACGAAAGCACCAAAACAAGCGTGGTGGACTTTGAAATGGAAAGCAAAGACAGCACGGGCCGTAAGAAAATCCGTATTCGTGATTTTGACAACATGGATAACCGCGTAGAGATGCGTTTGAGCGACAAACCTACTTGGACTTTCGATTTGGGGCTTGGTGCTGGAAAAGGAAATTTCGACTTGTCGGCCTATCGGGTGAAAAAAGTAAAACTCGGTGCAGGTGCTGCCGAAGTTGACCTCAGACTCGGCGAAAACGTTGAAAATGATGCGCAAATCGACATTGAAGCTGGAGTGGCGTCTATTGAAATTAACATCCCCGAATCAGTAGGTTGTGAATTTAAAATCGACGGAGCACTCAACTCAAAAGACCTCGACAATTTTGAAAAAATCAGCAGCGGTTTGTATCGCACCTCTAACTATAACTCGGCGAAGAAAAAAATCAAAATTTCGTACGAGGGTGGTATCTCTTCTTTGGAGGTGAATCGCTACTAG
- a CDS encoding LiaI-LiaF-like domain-containing protein: MNYRSTFWGILLVLIGGLLLMRELFDWFDFERYFLPVVLIVGGALLIFKDKIKNLS; the protein is encoded by the coding sequence ATGAATTATCGAAGCACTTTCTGGGGAATTCTCCTCGTATTAATCGGCGGCCTCTTGCTCATGCGTGAGTTGTTTGATTGGTTTGATTTCGAGCGTTACTTTTTACCTGTTGTGTTGATTGTCGGAGGGGCGTTACTCATCTTTAAAGATAAAATCAAGAATCTTTCTTAA